One genomic window of Paramormyrops kingsleyae isolate MSU_618 chromosome 22, PKINGS_0.4, whole genome shotgun sequence includes the following:
- the LOC111849318 gene encoding monocarboxylate transporter 6-like isoform X2 produces the protein MRQIAEHGADGMVSITDVSNSCQDPVTWRKHSVTSSAGGDGTGGTQDGDPEDHEEEDIGGTLIIPHSATVEQGGCSSTQQVAPDGGWGWVVLMATSVVLALTVAFPSCLGIFYTELQTEFEASNTETSWVPSIMTAMLHAGGPLCSVLVERYGCRATVMIGGVLSGLGMAASSFTSTLTELYVTAGVITGLGFCFSFQPAVTMMGHYFVRRRAFANAMSSTGTAVGLSVLPLLSHFLLSQLDWRGSFLVLGGILLNCCVCGAVMRPVGGGRSVASKQRRREAKGSAATTRGLLKDFLRKYLAFDLFCSNKRYRAYALCVTWMMLGFLVPLVYLVPYATSQGLGHGQAALLLAILGFVNIFIRPLAGLLFALPWFRGRHVFAYVFAVALLINGLSNCICCLETSFSTLLAYVLVFGVSISVVGSLIFTVLMDVIEMSRFPAALGLLTMMESATILVGPPLAGLLVDRTGQYTYVFYACAVSVSMSAIYLMVSFYWLDREGDAGVKGCPPQPSNPLAALSSHCEYSNIPAKGEKGPAAEMHVTSV, from the exons ATGCGGCAGATCGCCGAGCACGGTGCGGACGGCATGGTCTCCATTACTGACGTCAGCAACTCGTGTCAGGATCCAGTAACATGGAGAAAACACTCTGTGACGTCGAGCGCAGGAGGGGACGGGACTGGGGGCACTCAAGACGGTGACCCTGAAGATCATGAAGAAGAGGACATCGGGGGGACCCTCATTATTCCCCACAGTGCCACAGTGGAGCAGGGTGGTTGCAGCAGCACGCAGCAGGTGGCGCCAGATGgcgggtggggctgggtggTTTTGATGGCCACCAGCGTGGTGCTGGCGCTGACTGTAGCCTTCCCCTCCTGCCTTGGCATCTTCTACACAGAGCTGCAGACTGAATTTGAAGCCAGCAACACGGAGACCTCCTGGGTGCCCTCTATCATGACAGCAATGCTACATGCTGGAG GCCCCTTATGCAGTGTGCTGGTGGAGAGATATGGTTGCCGGGCAACCGTGATGATTGGTGGGGTCTTGAGTGGGCTGGGCATGGCGGCCAGCTCCTTCACAAGCACCCTGACGGAGCTTTACGTCACCGCCGGCGTCATCACAG GGTTGGGCTTCTGCTTCTCCTTCCAGCCGGCCGTCACCATGATGGGCCACTACTTCGTGCGGCGTCGGGCGTTCGCCAACGCCATGTCGTCCACGGGCACCGCCGTCGGCCTGAGCGTCCTGCCCCTGCTCTCCCACTTTCTGCTCAGCCAACTGGACTGGAGGGGCAGCTTCCTGGTGCTGGGGGGGATTCTGCTGAACTGCTGCGTGTGTGGCGCCGTCATGAGGCCCGTCGGGGGAGGACGCAGCGTGGCGAGCAAGCAACGGCGGCGGGAGGCGAAGGGAAGTGCGGCGACCACCAGGGGTCTCCTCAAGGACTTTCTGCGCAAGTATCTGGCCTTTGACCTCTTCTGTAGCAACAAGCGGTACAGAGCCTATGCTCTGTGCGTCACCTGGATGATGTTGGGTTTCTTGGTACCGCTGGTGTACCTAGTGCCCTACGCCACCTCCCAAGGCTTGGGGCACGGCCAGGCCGCCCTACTGCTCGCCATTCTGGGCTTCGTCAACATTTTCATCCGCCCTCTAGCCGGCCTGCTCTTCGCGCTGCCCTGGTTCCGGGGCCGCCACGTCTTTGCGTACGTCTTCGCCGTCGCCCTGCTCATCAACGGGCTCAGCAACTGCATCTGCTGCCTGGAGACCAGTTTCAGCACGCTGTTGGCCTACGTGCTGGTCTTCGGGGTCTCCATCAGCGTGGTGGGCTCGCTCATCTTCACCGTGCTCATGGACGTCATCGAGATGAGCCGCTTCCCCGCCGCGCTGGGTCTGCTCACCATGATGGAGAGTGCCACCATTTTGGTGGGCCCTCCCTTGGCAG GGTTGCTGGTGGACCGCACGGGCCAGTACACCTACGTGTTCTACGCCTGCGCTGTGTCGGTGTCCATGTCAGCCATCTACCTCATGGTGTCCTTCTATTGGCTGGACAGAGAGGGCGACGCAGGCGTGAAGGGCTGTCCCCCGCAGCCGTCCAATCCCCTTGCTGCTCTTTCCTCCCACTGCGAGTACAGCAACATCCCTGCAAAGGGAGAGAAAGGCCCAGCGGCCGAGATGCACGTCACCAGCGTGTGA
- the LOC111849318 gene encoding monocarboxylate transporter 6-like isoform X1, with the protein MLRCLGPDGGVSEEGCGMGRDGTGRESPLRWRSRADGVTEPLTGEMRQIAEHGADGMVSITDVSNSCQDPVTWRKHSVTSSAGGDGTGGTQDGDPEDHEEEDIGGTLIIPHSATVEQGGCSSTQQVAPDGGWGWVVLMATSVVLALTVAFPSCLGIFYTELQTEFEASNTETSWVPSIMTAMLHAGGPLCSVLVERYGCRATVMIGGVLSGLGMAASSFTSTLTELYVTAGVITGLGFCFSFQPAVTMMGHYFVRRRAFANAMSSTGTAVGLSVLPLLSHFLLSQLDWRGSFLVLGGILLNCCVCGAVMRPVGGGRSVASKQRRREAKGSAATTRGLLKDFLRKYLAFDLFCSNKRYRAYALCVTWMMLGFLVPLVYLVPYATSQGLGHGQAALLLAILGFVNIFIRPLAGLLFALPWFRGRHVFAYVFAVALLINGLSNCICCLETSFSTLLAYVLVFGVSISVVGSLIFTVLMDVIEMSRFPAALGLLTMMESATILVGPPLAGLLVDRTGQYTYVFYACAVSVSMSAIYLMVSFYWLDREGDAGVKGCPPQPSNPLAALSSHCEYSNIPAKGEKGPAAEMHVTSV; encoded by the exons ATGCTGCGGTGCCTCGGACCCGACGGCGGTGTCAGTGAGGAGGGTTGCGGGatgggacgggacgggacgggacgggagTCTCCGTTAAGATGGAG GAGCCGCGCTGACGGCGTAACTGAGCCGCTGACGGGGGAGATGCGGCAGATCGCCGAGCACGGTGCGGACGGCATGGTCTCCATTACTGACGTCAGCAACTCGTGTCAGGATCCAGTAACATGGAGAAAACACTCTGTGACGTCGAGCGCAGGAGGGGACGGGACTGGGGGCACTCAAGACGGTGACCCTGAAGATCATGAAGAAGAGGACATCGGGGGGACCCTCATTATTCCCCACAGTGCCACAGTGGAGCAGGGTGGTTGCAGCAGCACGCAGCAGGTGGCGCCAGATGgcgggtggggctgggtggTTTTGATGGCCACCAGCGTGGTGCTGGCGCTGACTGTAGCCTTCCCCTCCTGCCTTGGCATCTTCTACACAGAGCTGCAGACTGAATTTGAAGCCAGCAACACGGAGACCTCCTGGGTGCCCTCTATCATGACAGCAATGCTACATGCTGGAG GCCCCTTATGCAGTGTGCTGGTGGAGAGATATGGTTGCCGGGCAACCGTGATGATTGGTGGGGTCTTGAGTGGGCTGGGCATGGCGGCCAGCTCCTTCACAAGCACCCTGACGGAGCTTTACGTCACCGCCGGCGTCATCACAG GGTTGGGCTTCTGCTTCTCCTTCCAGCCGGCCGTCACCATGATGGGCCACTACTTCGTGCGGCGTCGGGCGTTCGCCAACGCCATGTCGTCCACGGGCACCGCCGTCGGCCTGAGCGTCCTGCCCCTGCTCTCCCACTTTCTGCTCAGCCAACTGGACTGGAGGGGCAGCTTCCTGGTGCTGGGGGGGATTCTGCTGAACTGCTGCGTGTGTGGCGCCGTCATGAGGCCCGTCGGGGGAGGACGCAGCGTGGCGAGCAAGCAACGGCGGCGGGAGGCGAAGGGAAGTGCGGCGACCACCAGGGGTCTCCTCAAGGACTTTCTGCGCAAGTATCTGGCCTTTGACCTCTTCTGTAGCAACAAGCGGTACAGAGCCTATGCTCTGTGCGTCACCTGGATGATGTTGGGTTTCTTGGTACCGCTGGTGTACCTAGTGCCCTACGCCACCTCCCAAGGCTTGGGGCACGGCCAGGCCGCCCTACTGCTCGCCATTCTGGGCTTCGTCAACATTTTCATCCGCCCTCTAGCCGGCCTGCTCTTCGCGCTGCCCTGGTTCCGGGGCCGCCACGTCTTTGCGTACGTCTTCGCCGTCGCCCTGCTCATCAACGGGCTCAGCAACTGCATCTGCTGCCTGGAGACCAGTTTCAGCACGCTGTTGGCCTACGTGCTGGTCTTCGGGGTCTCCATCAGCGTGGTGGGCTCGCTCATCTTCACCGTGCTCATGGACGTCATCGAGATGAGCCGCTTCCCCGCCGCGCTGGGTCTGCTCACCATGATGGAGAGTGCCACCATTTTGGTGGGCCCTCCCTTGGCAG GGTTGCTGGTGGACCGCACGGGCCAGTACACCTACGTGTTCTACGCCTGCGCTGTGTCGGTGTCCATGTCAGCCATCTACCTCATGGTGTCCTTCTATTGGCTGGACAGAGAGGGCGACGCAGGCGTGAAGGGCTGTCCCCCGCAGCCGTCCAATCCCCTTGCTGCTCTTTCCTCCCACTGCGAGTACAGCAACATCCCTGCAAAGGGAGAGAAAGGCCCAGCGGCCGAGATGCACGTCACCAGCGTGTGA